The following coding sequences lie in one Desulforegula conservatrix Mb1Pa genomic window:
- a CDS encoding OmpA family protein — MKKIVVPILILSFVFSFFCTAMAGEEDIKGSKDLPILTRMPDFYISGYKYNDFDTHRFNDQTKKYVNIEGQKYYIEYKLKKGATEPGELKIRRNIQDALIKIGGNVVFDDNFNKTSTIVVQKDGNETWVEVRSYNNMYRLTVIEKKAMAQEVVAKAEAMGNDIHATGHVSIYGIYFDTGKSEIKPESDAALTEIAKLLKNDAGLKVYVVGHTDSVGSFDSNMKLSKDRAEAVTKALAGKYGIAPDRLKSHGVSSLSPVSSNDTEEGKQKNRRVELVKQ; from the coding sequence ATGAAAAAGATAGTGGTACCAATTCTGATCCTGTCGTTTGTTTTTTCCTTTTTTTGCACTGCCATGGCGGGCGAGGAAGACATAAAAGGGAGCAAGGATCTCCCAATTCTAACGAGGATGCCCGACTTCTATATTTCAGGCTATAAATATAACGACTTTGACACCCACAGATTCAATGACCAGACCAAAAAATATGTCAATATCGAAGGCCAGAAGTATTACATCGAATACAAGCTGAAGAAAGGCGCCACAGAACCTGGAGAATTGAAAATCCGTAGAAATATTCAGGATGCCCTAATAAAAATTGGCGGAAATGTCGTTTTTGATGACAACTTCAACAAGACCTCCACCATCGTAGTTCAAAAGGATGGAAATGAAACATGGGTCGAGGTGAGAAGCTACAATAATATGTATAGACTTACAGTAATAGAAAAAAAGGCTATGGCACAGGAGGTCGTGGCCAAGGCCGAGGCTATGGGCAATGACATCCATGCAACCGGACATGTTTCGATATATGGCATCTACTTCGACACAGGTAAGTCCGAGATTAAACCTGAATCTGACGCAGCCTTGACTGAAATTGCAAAACTCCTCAAAAACGATGCAGGTCTGAAGGTTTATGTTGTTGGTCACACAGACAGTGTTGGTTCTTTTGACTCTAATATGAAGCTGTCCAAAGACAGGGCAGAAGCTGTGACAAAGGCCCTGGCTGGCAAATATGGAATTGCGCCGGACCGTTTGAAGTCTCATGGAGTGTCTTCTCTTTCTCCTGTCTCATCCAATGACACAGAAGAAGGCAAACAAAAAAACCGCCGTGTGGAACTGGTTAAGCAATGA
- a CDS encoding Rad50 family protein, with product MFSRKRLTALCVLFLIIASQVFADETQPQPEKSSQPDQKQTFSDESNAIKAMRGLNESIGLVKKDIEAQKKVLVGASTEELRLKSENEINTLTARLEQLENNFEGIATGIDIVSFKSPPQTKFDWKQELQDLFTPMIQSMKALTSKPREVEKTRIKVDYLKQKLSEAKTAIANLENRIATTEDDHIKNSLKQLKKKWEGYAQQITSEQSVLTLQIEEKTREEGSIFKSLQEVIKIFFKTRGKNLFLTASGIFMVFFAMRFFTDAFNSLVFRIFKDRANLYARFTCLSYQVLTVLSSIITGLMILYILGDWTLLGIALLFLLSIAWTAKQTLPKHLVEAKMLLNLGTVKEGERLIYNGVPWKVSALGFYTDLVNPELIGGKISLPINKLADMYSRACHPEEPWFPCRKEDWITLADGTTGKVVLQSPETVQLFLHGGTVKTYHTPNFLSQNPQNISRGFLIVIPFGLDYSHQKEITGTIPSKMREAVMDGISSAGFAGNLKNLKVEFSKAEASSLDIVIIVSFTGEAAENYGGICRQIQKSAVEACTLNGWSIPFPQLTVHNG from the coding sequence ATGTTCTCAAGAAAAAGGCTAACTGCTTTATGCGTTCTTTTTTTAATTATTGCAAGCCAGGTCTTTGCTGACGAAACGCAACCCCAACCAGAAAAATCGTCCCAGCCTGACCAGAAACAGACTTTTTCGGATGAGTCAAATGCGATCAAGGCCATGAGGGGGCTGAATGAAAGCATAGGGCTGGTAAAAAAAGATATTGAGGCACAAAAAAAAGTCCTTGTCGGTGCAAGCACGGAAGAATTGCGGCTGAAATCAGAAAATGAAATAAACACACTGACGGCAAGGCTTGAACAGCTCGAAAACAATTTTGAAGGCATCGCAACTGGTATAGATATTGTCAGTTTCAAATCGCCTCCCCAGACAAAATTTGACTGGAAACAGGAGCTTCAGGATCTTTTTACGCCCATGATCCAGTCTATGAAAGCCCTGACTTCAAAACCAAGAGAAGTTGAAAAGACCAGAATCAAGGTTGATTATCTTAAACAGAAACTAAGCGAAGCAAAAACCGCTATTGCCAATCTGGAAAATAGAATAGCCACAACTGAAGACGATCATATCAAAAACAGCCTGAAACAGCTCAAAAAAAAATGGGAAGGATATGCCCAGCAGATCACCAGCGAACAATCAGTTTTAACTCTGCAGATTGAAGAAAAAACCAGGGAAGAAGGTTCTATTTTCAAATCTCTACAGGAAGTTATAAAAATATTTTTTAAGACCAGGGGCAAGAACCTGTTTCTGACGGCATCAGGGATATTCATGGTCTTCTTTGCAATGCGTTTTTTCACAGATGCCTTCAACAGCCTTGTATTCAGGATATTCAAGGACAGGGCCAATCTTTACGCAAGATTTACCTGCCTGTCTTACCAGGTGCTGACCGTTCTGAGTTCTATAATCACGGGACTCATGATCCTTTACATTCTAGGAGACTGGACCCTTTTAGGTATTGCCCTTCTTTTTCTTCTAAGCATAGCCTGGACAGCAAAACAGACTCTGCCCAAGCATCTGGTTGAAGCTAAAATGCTTCTGAACCTTGGAACTGTAAAGGAAGGCGAAAGACTTATCTATAATGGCGTACCATGGAAAGTTTCAGCTCTCGGATTCTATACTGATCTTGTCAATCCGGAGCTGATAGGAGGCAAGATAAGCCTCCCCATCAATAAACTTGCAGATATGTATTCCAGAGCATGCCATCCTGAAGAACCATGGTTTCCATGCAGAAAAGAAGACTGGATAACCCTTGCCGACGGGACAACAGGAAAAGTGGTTCTCCAGTCTCCTGAAACTGTGCAGTTGTTTCTGCATGGAGGCACTGTAAAAACTTATCACACTCCAAATTTTTTAAGCCAAAACCCACAAAACATATCAAGGGGCTTTCTTATTGTCATTCCTTTTGGCCTTGATTACAGCCATCAAAAAGAAATAACAGGCACAATCCCTTCAAAAATGCGGGAGGCGGTAATGGATGGCATAAGCAGCGCCGGTTTTGCAGGGAACCTTAAAAATTTAAAGGTAGAATTTTCCAAGGCAGAAGCCTCTTCACTCGATATAGTTATAATAGTGTCTTTTACTGGAGAAGCTGCTGAAAATTATGGGGGTATCTGCAGACAGATTCAAAAAAGCGCTGTTGAAGCCTGTACTTTAAATGGCTGGTCAATTCCTTTTCCCCAACTTACTGTGCATAATGGATGA